The Niallia circulans nucleotide sequence TACCTCTCTGCCATAAATCAGGATACATTTAATAAGCGCTTCTACTCCAAGCAGAAACGCGAACAAAATGCGAACAGACGTAATTTAGTACAATTGCTGTAAAACCTCTGCCCTTTTTAATTGGTTCAATCGATTTTCTTGGTATTCCATTTGATACATTGCCGAAAAAAGGACATTTAATATGTAGTCAAATGCTATTTGCGAGGAATATGTAGCTATTTTTTCCACTTCCTTCGTTTCTAAGCGAGGCACTGTTAGGATAACATCAGCAAGCTTACCAAGCTCACTTTCTGGTATCGAAGTTAGGAGCAGAATTGGTACCTTATGTTTTTTTATTACTTGTGCTGCATGCAAATCATTTATAGATTTTGCATCATAACTAATGAATAAGGCACAGTCCTCTGGCATCAGGTTTGCTGCATTTAACGCCCATTCTTCCCGCTCCTTAGCAAGAATAGCGTACTTATTAATCTTCCATAGCCTATTTTGAAAGCCTTCCGCTCGAATATGCGAATCACCGGCAGCAAACAAAAAAATACGCTTGGCATGATATAAGTGCTTTGTCATCTCAAGTAGCGGTTCTTCTTGTAACTGATGATATGTCTCTTTAATGGCTTGCTGTGACAAATACATAATATCCTCGCTTATATTCATTAAATGCGAGTCACCTTCAAATGGGATATCTGGATTTATTTCTTTATCTAAATCAGCTCTTTGTTCAATCGACTTTAAAAGCAGAATCTTAAACTCCTTAAAGCCCTTTATTCCCAGCTTCTGCACAAACCGAATGATGGACGCATTAGAAGTGTATGTTTGCCGAGCTAATTCTTGAATGGATAACTTTTCTATTAAAGCTGTATTTTCTAAGATAAAATCAGCAATTGTTTTCTCTGTTGTCGTAAAATTTGTTTTGTTTTCAATCTGTCTTAACAACAAGCTTAAACGCTCCTTTACACCTGAACTATTGTTCCGGAAATCTCTCGAAAAAGAAATGAAATTCAGAACTATTTTACCTAAATAAGCGTTTCCATGATAGATGATAGTATTCTTCCTCTCCTCCCCCTATAATATAACTATCAAGAGTATTAAGGAGTGGAGATAATGTTAACAATTGGCTATATTGGCAATGGAAAAAGCACAAACCGCTATCATTTACCGTTCGTTTTACAGCGTGATAATATTAATGTAAAAGCAATTTTCCGTAGAAGTGCCGAGCGTGATGCTTGGGAGAAGCATCCTGGTATTAATTATACTACGAATTTGGATGAAATAATGAAGGATGAAGAAATTCAGTTAGTTGTCGTCAATACTGCGATTGAAGCACATTATGAATATGCAAAAATGGCTTTAGATCATAATAAGCATGTTCTTGTTGAAAAGCCATTTATGATGACAGCAAAAGAAGCAGAAGAAATTTATGCATATGCCAAAGAAAAAGGACTTTTAGTGCAGTGTTACCAAAATCGCCGCTTCGATTCTGACTTTTTGACTGCTAAAAAGATTATTGAAAGTGGAAAATTAGGCGAGCTGCTTGAAGTAGAAATGCATTATGATTACTTCAGACCACAAACTCCCGAATCTACACATACATTTAAGTACTATAATAGCTATTTATATGGCCATGGCTGCCATACAATTGATCAAGTAATTTCGTATTTTGGCAAGCCAGATCATGTTAACTATGATGTTAGACAGCTGCTTGGCACTGGCCGTATGAATGATTATTTTGACTTAGATTTTTATTATGACAAGCTGAAGGTTTCGGTTAAATCCAGCTTCTTCCGTTTGAAAGAGCGTCCAAGCTTCGTCCTTTATGGTAAAAAAGGTGTGTTTGTTAAACAAACAAAGGATCGTCAAGAGGAGCATTTAAAGTTATTTTATATGCCTGATAATGAAGATTTCGGAATAGATCTACCTGAGCATTATGGTGTATTGACGTATTTAGACGAAGACGGCAACTATCACGAAGAAAAGGTTGTTTCCGAAGTTGGTGATTATGGCCGCGTCTATGATGGCATGTATGAGGCTATTATTAATGGAGCAGACAAAATTATTAAAGACGAGCAAACCCTTCTAGCAATGGAAATTCTTGAAAAAGGAATCAGCTATTGTAAATAAGCACACAAAAAAGACCAACACGATGAAAGTGTTGGTCCTTTTTATATTAAATAAGTCCGTATTTCTTAAAGCTATTATAAATTCCGTCTTCATCATGGCGATCGGTAATATCGGCAGCTGCTTTCTTGACTTCCTCATTAGCATTGCCCATAGCAATCCCATATTGAACAAATGAAAGCATTTCAATATCGTTCAGCCCATCCCCAAAGGCAAACGTATTTTCTTTGTTTATGTTTAAATGCTGAATGATCTTTTCAATCGCAGTCGCTTTATGTATCCCTAATAACGATATCTCCCCACTATTTTCACCGAAAAACGGAACGGTGCTTGGAATAACCGTAAACATGGCTGAAAATTGTTGGCATATCTTCTCAATAGGATAATCAGAACCTAAAAAAGCTATCTTATTAATATCTTCTCTAACTACTACAGCTTCTTCTATTAGACTGTCATAGAAGGACTGCAGCCACTTCTGCAGCTCTTCTTTTGACTCTAGCTGAACTACTAGCAAAGAATCAATAATACCTCTTATCCTTTGTTTACAGCTCTTACTAGCAAATAATCCAGCATTTGATTCAAAAAAGAAATCGATTTTTTGCTCATTAAAATAATTGATCAATACTTGCAGGTCCTCTTTCACGAATACATCATGTGTTAATACCTTTCCGTCAAGCTCGATATAACCGCCTGCAGCGCCAACAATGCCATCAAAACCAATATCTAATACCTCTGGAAACAAAATTGATTTAGATCGACCTGTACATAAAAAGACTAAATGACCGTTGCTCCTAGCTGTTTGTATTGCCTGAATAGCTGAATGAGGGATTATCCCATTATCCGTTACAAGTGTTCCGTCCACATCCATAAAAATAATTTTTTGCATGTCCACACCCGCTTTAATTTAAGTTTTTAATCTAGTCTACTACTAAAAATTATATCATTTATGCAAACAGAAAAATTATCCATTTGGTAAGAAAAGTTCTTGCAAATGTATGATATGTTGCGGATAAAGTGATATAATAAAATAGTAAGTACATATGTTCCCTATTGAGGTCTATGAGAGGTGGGAAGCTCCCCCTCCCTATCTATAAATAAAAACGAACAGATCTTTTTACCCTGATAAGAGGTGTGATAATGGCAATAACGAAACAACATGAAATGTATGAAAAGAGGCTCCAGGTATTGCTGAAGGAAATGCCTTATTATGTCGTTGAATATGTGGACGACAAATTGGATATTCGCTCCCCTCTCACTTTATTTAATTATGTTCGGGATTATAAGGAATTTTTCTCTTGGCTGCTCGCAGAGAATATTGTGACATGTCCAACAATAAAGGAAATCCCTGTTACTGTATTAGGAGAATTGCCACTTGCTGACGTGCAAAATTATTTTAAGTTTGCGGCAAGGAAAAAATATAAAATAACTGAAAAAGACGATGTTACGAAAAAAATCAGTCCGAAAACAATCAACAGACAAAAGTCTGCATTGCGGTCGTTGTTTAATTACCTCTCTTTAGAAGCAGAGGTCGACGGTGGTGAACCGTATTTCCACCGTAATGTCATGAAAAAAATTCCGATCAAAAAAGTGTCCGAAACATTTAATGAACGAGCAAAGAAAATTACCGAAAAGATTTTTATTAATGACAATGATGTCGAGTTTTTGGACTATATTGAGAATCATTATGAAGAAACACTTACCACAACAGAACTCCGCTATTATAAACGTGATAAGGAACGGAATTTTGCGATTCTTTCCCTCTTTTTAGGCAGTGGAATTCGTGTAAATGAATTGACCTCCCTGCGCTTAAAGGATGTTGATATCACAGCAGGTGAAATCAGTGTCATTCGTAAAGGCGGCAAAAAGGATACCGTGTCTGTTACTCCCTCTTCGTTAAAGGATGTAATAAAATATTTAGAAGTAAGAGCAACTAAGTATAAGGCTGGCAGTGGCGAAAATGAGTACTTGTTCATTAAGTTGTATAAAGGCAACCCAGAGCCGTTAACAAATAGAGCGGTCGAGGATATCGTCTATAAATATACAAAGTCGTTTGATAAGCGAATGTCTCCTCATAAGTTACGTCATACGTATGCTACAAACTTAGCAGAGCATACGGGCGGTGATATTCCCCTTATCATGAACCAATTAGGCCATACGCAATCAGACATTTCCCTCCTTTATATTAATACATCAAGGGAAAAAGCGAAGATGGCTGCGGAATTACTTGATAAAAGACGGCAAAATAAAGACGATTAACAGCAAGGCACTCCGCCAAATATGGAGTGCCTTTTCCTTTTGTTTCTTTAGAATTTAGTGTACCGTCCCTCATCTCTACTAACGAAGGTACTCTCTAATCAAATAAATGACCGTTTATTTATTTAATAACCGTTATCTCTCTCTGTAAAAATGCCCAATTTTGCGGTGCTGGTAAATTAATTTGCCAAAATGTTGTCCCTGCTAATTGATTTATATCTATCACTTTATACTTTTCCCTATAGCTTCTTATATCCTCGAACCAGACAATATGCTCGATCGTCCCAGAAAAGTATTGATACCAAGGTGATTGTGCTACCGTATCATATTGAATTGTTGTTCCTAATGAAATGGCATTATTCTGTGCTGCGAGAACAGACAAGCCTTTTGTAACATTCGTGGAAACTTCTTTGTCATATCCATATAAAGCCATCGCAATCAATAGCTTTTGCGGACTAACTAAGCTAAGTGCGTATGCCACGACCTGTTCGACAAATCCAATTGGCGAAACAGCATCAGGTGGACCGCCTGGATAGCCGTAATCAAGTGTCATGACCGCCATAAGATCGGCTGTTTGGCCGATAAAGGCATAATCATACCCGCCAACGATTCTATTTGTCGGCAGGTCAGCGGTTTTAGCATGCACATTCACTTGTAAAATCAATGCTCCTAACTGCTGTTTTAATGCCAGTATAAACGAATTAAATTCTTGCCGTCTTGCTGGCGGGACAAATTCTAAATCGAGGCTGACTCCACCAAAACCACGGGTTATTGTTAAATTAACAATACTATCCACTAAGTTTTGCCGGTATGTGGCATTTTCTAAAACTGCTCCAGCTAAGGCTGCATCAAAGCCTGTAGTGGTGAAATTTCTAATCATTAATAACGGGTTTATATTTATTTGCTTGCATCTTGTAATAAGTGCAGTATCATCTGCTTGGACATAAGCATATCCTTGTGCAGTAAAACTATAGTTGGCGATGGCGATATAGGTCAGTTCATTTGCAAGTGCATCAATAGTCGCAAGATCTGTGACCGAGTTGGAAGGCAGGATAAATCCTATTGTGCTGATGGAGAGTTTGGTTACGGAAGGGATATTAAGCACTTGGTCTATTTTTAATGCAGGTAAATTAACCTCAGGATTTGCGGCAGTTATCGAGGAAATCGATGTGTTAAAGCTTTGCGCTATATTCCAAAGTGAATCTCCGCTCTTTACTTTATAGGCACGAACTGGCAATGTATTATCCGGAATGTAGAGAGCAAGCCCTGGGACAATTGAAGCAGGTGTTAGTAAACCATTTGTAGTGATAATTGTATTTATATCTATATTATAGCGTGCAGAAATAGACCATAGATTCTCCCCGCTCTCCACAACGTGAACAGTCATTTAACATCACCCCCTATTTTATTTATATGGGGCAGTTTTAATAATATACGGGTTTTATCATATGGTCTTCTTTCCTATTACACACTAAAAAATTACAGCAAATGACTGTTTCCCTGCAGGAAGAATTGCGATTGCTCGTAATTGTAGGTAACCTTTGAAAAATCAAATGGTTGACCATTTGTTAAATGAAAAATACTTTCTGCACACAGTTTAGGGTCCCCGCTTTGCAGACCAAGTAAGCCTGCCTCTTCTTCCTGCAGCTTGCCGACTTGAAGATACATATCAGAGAATCCTACCTTCAGTCCCAATCCTTCTGTAATGTAATGAAAAATGGATTCGGAAATGATTTCTTTATTCAAATACGTGATAATGCCTTTATGGTAATAAGATTCCTCTAAACATAATGTTTGGCCATTAATATAACGAACCCTTTTCACGTAATAAACCTCATCTGTCTCACGCAGATTCAAGCTTTGGGCAGCCTCAAGTGTCGGTTTTCTAACGTCAAAGTCAATGATTTGTGATGTTATTTGATAGTCCTCAAGATCTTTTTTAAATCCCTGATTAGAAAGGAGACTTATATAGCCTTTTCGATGATGGCGTCTAACAAAAATCCCGCTCCCTCGCACTTGGAAGATAATGCCCTTTTTCTCAAGCAGCTCAAGCGATTTAGTAATCGTGCTTTTGCTGACCTCGTACTGGTTCATTAATGCTTCGATAACAGGCAGCTTATCACCTTGCTGAAGCGCGTTGTCTTCAATGTATTTTTCTATTTCTGTTGCAATTTGCTGATACTTTAGCATAATACATTCCCTCTTATTTAGTCACTTAAACAGGATTATAGCATAAATCAGCGAAAAACTCATTTTCTATTATTCACGCATAAAATAATTTGTTGGTACTTGATAAATTATACCGATACAATTATAATGTAAGCGTATAAAGCATGAAGGAGGGGTACAATTTGGCAGGAAATGTTAGAGATTATCCGAAGCTGGCCAAGGATATTTTAGAAGCTGTTGGCGGTGAGGAAAACATTGTTGGAGCGACGCGCTGTGCCACAAGGCTGCGCTTAGTTTTAAAGCGTTCTAATCCAAAAGCAAAAGAAGAAGTATCTGCTATGCCAGGTGTTGTGACAGTTGTAGAAAACAGCGGTCAATTTCAGGTTGTTATCGGTCAGCATGTTGGTGAGGTTTATGAGGAGTTTTCGAGTCTCATAAACTTAGATACAACAACCGACGCACAAGCTGAAAATAAAGGGACGATCCTTAACCGGATTATCGCCACAATGTCCGCCGTGTTTGCACCATTTGTGTACATATTAGCAGCTGCTGGTATTCTGCAAGGTTTACTAATTATCATAAGCTTATTGTTTGATAGCTTCGCAGAATCTGGTACATATCAAGTATTCAGCTTCATCTCTTGGGCACCATTTACATTTTTACCGATTTTCATTGCCATAACCGCTTCCAAGCATTTTAAGACAAACATGTATATCGCAGTAGCCTGTTGTGCTGCATTGGTGAGTCCTACTTGGGCAGAAATGGCAGCGCAAATTTCTGAAGGTTCAAACATTAGCTTTATCGGAATTGCGTTAACAGAAACAACTTATACATCCTCTGTATTGCCACCGTTGTTTCTAGTGTGGATCTTATCGTACTTGGAGCGCTTCTTAAACAAGCGAATCAATGAAGTGATAAAGCCATTATTTGTTCCCTTTTTCAGTTTAGTAATTATGGTACCGTTAACAATCGTGCTTATTGGTCCTTTATCAACAATGGGTGCAAACGGAATTGCAAACGGCTATAACTTCTTAGCAGAAAATGCGCCTATCGTGGCAGGTGCTATCATCGGCTCTTTATGGCAGGTTATCGTTATATTCGGTGTCCATTGGGGCGTAACGCCGATGGTATTAGCTAACTTTGATTTGTA carries:
- a CDS encoding MurR/RpiR family transcriptional regulator is translated as MLLRQIENKTNFTTTEKTIADFILENTALIEKLSIQELARQTYTSNASIIRFVQKLGIKGFKEFKILLLKSIEQRADLDKEINPDIPFEGDSHLMNISEDIMYLSQQAIKETYHQLQEEPLLEMTKHLYHAKRIFLFAAGDSHIRAEGFQNRLWKINKYAILAKEREEWALNAANLMPEDCALFISYDAKSINDLHAAQVIKKHKVPILLLTSIPESELGKLADVILTVPRLETKEVEKIATYSSQIAFDYILNVLFSAMYQMEYQENRLNQLKRAEVLQQLY
- a CDS encoding Gfo/Idh/MocA family oxidoreductase; its protein translation is MLTIGYIGNGKSTNRYHLPFVLQRDNINVKAIFRRSAERDAWEKHPGINYTTNLDEIMKDEEIQLVVVNTAIEAHYEYAKMALDHNKHVLVEKPFMMTAKEAEEIYAYAKEKGLLVQCYQNRRFDSDFLTAKKIIESGKLGELLEVEMHYDYFRPQTPESTHTFKYYNSYLYGHGCHTIDQVISYFGKPDHVNYDVRQLLGTGRMNDYFDLDFYYDKLKVSVKSSFFRLKERPSFVLYGKKGVFVKQTKDRQEEHLKLFYMPDNEDFGIDLPEHYGVLTYLDEDGNYHEEKVVSEVGDYGRVYDGMYEAIINGADKIIKDEQTLLAMEILEKGISYCK
- a CDS encoding Cof-type HAD-IIB family hydrolase, which encodes MQKIIFMDVDGTLVTDNGIIPHSAIQAIQTARSNGHLVFLCTGRSKSILFPEVLDIGFDGIVGAAGGYIELDGKVLTHDVFVKEDLQVLINYFNEQKIDFFFESNAGLFASKSCKQRIRGIIDSLLVVQLESKEELQKWLQSFYDSLIEEAVVVREDINKIAFLGSDYPIEKICQQFSAMFTVIPSTVPFFGENSGEISLLGIHKATAIEKIIQHLNINKENTFAFGDGLNDIEMLSFVQYGIAMGNANEEVKKAAADITDRHDEDGIYNSFKKYGLI
- the xerS gene encoding tyrosine recombinase XerS, coding for MAITKQHEMYEKRLQVLLKEMPYYVVEYVDDKLDIRSPLTLFNYVRDYKEFFSWLLAENIVTCPTIKEIPVTVLGELPLADVQNYFKFAARKKYKITEKDDVTKKISPKTINRQKSALRSLFNYLSLEAEVDGGEPYFHRNVMKKIPIKKVSETFNERAKKITEKIFINDNDVEFLDYIENHYEETLTTTELRYYKRDKERNFAILSLFLGSGIRVNELTSLRLKDVDITAGEISVIRKGGKKDTVSVTPSSLKDVIKYLEVRATKYKAGSGENEYLFIKLYKGNPEPLTNRAVEDIVYKYTKSFDKRMSPHKLRHTYATNLAEHTGGDIPLIMNQLGHTQSDISLLYINTSREKAKMAAELLDKRRQNKDD
- a CDS encoding LysM peptidoglycan-binding domain-containing protein, yielding MTVHVVESGENLWSISARYNIDINTIITTNGLLTPASIVPGLALYIPDNTLPVRAYKVKSGDSLWNIAQSFNTSISSITAANPEVNLPALKIDQVLNIPSVTKLSISTIGFILPSNSVTDLATIDALANELTYIAIANYSFTAQGYAYVQADDTALITRCKQININPLLMIRNFTTTGFDAALAGAVLENATYRQNLVDSIVNLTITRGFGGVSLDLEFVPPARRQEFNSFILALKQQLGALILQVNVHAKTADLPTNRIVGGYDYAFIGQTADLMAVMTLDYGYPGGPPDAVSPIGFVEQVVAYALSLVSPQKLLIAMALYGYDKEVSTNVTKGLSVLAAQNNAISLGTTIQYDTVAQSPWYQYFSGTIEHIVWFEDIRSYREKYKVIDINQLAGTTFWQINLPAPQNWAFLQREITVIK
- a CDS encoding GntR family transcriptional regulator; protein product: MLKYQQIATEIEKYIEDNALQQGDKLPVIEALMNQYEVSKSTITKSLELLEKKGIIFQVRGSGIFVRRHHRKGYISLLSNQGFKKDLEDYQITSQIIDFDVRKPTLEAAQSLNLRETDEVYYVKRVRYINGQTLCLEESYYHKGIITYLNKEIISESIFHYITEGLGLKVGFSDMYLQVGKLQEEEAGLLGLQSGDPKLCAESIFHLTNGQPFDFSKVTYNYEQSQFFLQGNSHLL
- a CDS encoding beta-glucoside-specific PTS transporter subunit IIABC; amino-acid sequence: MAGNVRDYPKLAKDILEAVGGEENIVGATRCATRLRLVLKRSNPKAKEEVSAMPGVVTVVENSGQFQVVIGQHVGEVYEEFSSLINLDTTTDAQAENKGTILNRIIATMSAVFAPFVYILAAAGILQGLLIIISLLFDSFAESGTYQVFSFISWAPFTFLPIFIAITASKHFKTNMYIAVACCAALVSPTWAEMAAQISEGSNISFIGIALTETTYTSSVLPPLFLVWILSYLERFLNKRINEVIKPLFVPFFSLVIMVPLTIVLIGPLSTMGANGIANGYNFLAENAPIVAGAIIGSLWQVIVIFGVHWGVTPMVLANFDLYGRDSFQAYQTIAVIAQVGAVLGVILKAKNQETRKVSISAGVTGVFGITEPAIYGVNLRFKKPFIFGCIGGGIGAITASFFNPYYFAYAGLPGPLTIVNGIDSEYPSSVWGILIGSAIAIILPVVLVQIFGYGEKQESTKTTEKQPEAAAAAKEMAAAAENEVTIASPLSGKVIPLTAVPDEVFSSGAMGQGIAIEPTEAKVYAPFEGTVVMVAPTKHAIGLKAENGVELLIHIGLDTVTLDGSPFTVKVKDGEKFNKGDLLIEFDKDYILDKGLKTITPVIITNSFAYEQIISENLENCTFNQKLFTVVK